CGGCGATCGTCGACCGTGCACGAGTGGCCGGCTGCCTGATCCACCGTGTCACGCCTGCCGTGCTCGATGCCGCGAGTCCCACACGCACGCCGGCCGGCATCCTCGCACTCGTCACACTCCACATGCGCGACATACAGGACCTGCTCTTCCCTGCCCCCGCGCTCGTCACCGTGGCTGTCGACGTGCAGGATCCCGGTAACCTCGGCACGCTCATTCGCAGCACGGAAGCCGCTGGTGGCACGGGCCTCGTCGCGGCAGGCCACAGCGCGCATCCGTTCGGCTGGAAGGCGCTGCGCGGTTCGATGGGCAGTTCGCTTCGCCTGCCCATCGCGCGCGCGGCCGACACACGCGGCGCACTCACCGCCCTACGCGACGCCGGCCTGCATCTCGTCGCCCTGGCCGCTGACGCGCCCACGTCGCTGGACGATGCGGATCTGAGTGGACCAGTGGCGGTGCTCGCAGGTTCCGAAGGCGCGGGGTTGTCGACCGAGGTCGCGGCGCTGTGCGACGTGCGCGTACGCATCCCGATGCACGCGGGCGTGGAGTCGCTCAACGTCGGCGTCGCGGCGAGTCTGGTCCTCTTCGACGTCGCTCGCCGCCGGCGTTCACATCAGGAGTTCGCGCGTGAGTGAGCCCACGTTGTTCGAATCCGCGGGCGATGCGCCGGATTCGCCGCGACAGACGGGACATGTGCCCCTCGCCGACAGGATGCGTCCGCGGACCATCGACGAGATCGTCGGCCAGGATCAGGTCCTGGCGCCAGGCCGTCCGCTGCGCGAGGCGATCGATCGCGACGTCCTCCAGTCGGTCATCCTCTGGGGACCGCCTGGAACGGGTAAGACGACACTTGCACGAGCGATCGCGCAGGCGACCGCCGCACGCTATGTGGCGTTCAGTGCCGTGCTCTCGGGCGTGAAGGACGTCAAGGATGT
This genomic interval from Acidobacteriota bacterium contains the following:
- a CDS encoding RNA methyltransferase; amino-acid sequence: MTDPTITSRRHPVVARCRDAADGHAGEHLLDGPHLVTDALAAALPLAFVLVAEGADARQETAAIVDRARVAGCLIHRVTPAVLDAASPTRTPAGILALVTLHMRDIQDLLFPAPALVTVAVDVQDPGNLGTLIRSTEAAGGTGLVAAGHSAHPFGWKALRGSMGSSLRLPIARAADTRGALTALRDAGLHLVALAADAPTSLDDADLSGPVAVLAGSEGAGLSTEVAALCDVRVRIPMHAGVESLNVGVAASLVLFDVARRRRSHQEFARE